The nucleotide sequence TGAGACCAGGAGCTTTCTCACCAACAAGCCCAAGGGATATTGCTGCTGTAGTTTATGCAGGGGGTTCAAAGAAGCAAACTTCTCACCATATGTTTCTCTGGGAGTAGGCCCAGCAATAAAAGGGCTATTGATTTCCTTCTCCAAAATGCCACTCACATGGTAGCCAATTAATTGGTCTGACATTCCTGAGGCAGAGCAAAAGGATCATCCTCCAAGTTTCTTGCTCCCTCAACAAATGTTTCATCAGACTTCCATATTTCTGTACCATTACTCTTCCCTTCTGACAGCAAGCCCTCCAAACCCTTCCACACATTCAAGCACTGCTTATGACTGCAGCTCTTAAGAATTCAAGTCTGTTGGATGGAGGAGCTTGGGACACGTATCCTCCTGATCTGTTTACAGCCCAGCACGAAGTGGGGATGTGCAgttcccccagcactgagcaacaGTCATCCTCAGGGACCACTTGGACCAAACCTTTGTCTCTGTTTTTAACAACACAAATGAAAGATCtgtcttatttcttttttatgcAGGGGCTCTGTAAACTTTCACAAACTGTCACCAGAGCAAGGAGGGCTGAGTAACACTCCTGCATAGCATCCAGATGGATATTAAGTTGTTTTTTGCCCTCCAACTTGACTGCAACTAAGACCATCCCAAATAACCTCCAACAGGATAACCCTGATAATCCTTCTCAAACATTTGGTGGTACTGCTATTTCAGCATcagacagcactgctgcaaGGGAGGAATAAACACAAATTGGATGAGGCTTGCTCTGCAAGACTAAATTCCATGTAAGAGCCAAATTTCAAGTACTGTGGTTTTCATTTGCAGAACATTGTGCTCAGTACAGCAGATTTAGTAtcttagtaaaaaaaaaacctactcTTGCTCTCACAAGTTAGATCACATCTTTATCACTGACTAAATGCAAAGAGtctaaatcacagaatactaagggttggaagggacctccagagatcacccagtgcaaccctcctgccaaagcagcatcacctagggcaggccacacaggtgggctttgaaagtcaccaaagaaggagactgcacaacctctctgggcagcctgttcctgtgctccatcaccctccctGTACGTGGCACCAAACCCCATCTCTTTCAAAGTGCCCAAGAGCTTTCCTAAGAAGCCACACGTGGGAGATCAAAAGCAGGAGAAACAGCAACATCCAAAATCCAAATCTCTACCTTTCAAACCACCTTTGCCTACACAGAGAACAGAGTGCCTGCACTGACTGTTAGAAAGCTCGGGCGCTTTTGGAGGACAGCTCTCTGTGACAAGCCCATCCTTGCAAAATCACCCACACCCTCTGTACTGCAGAGGTCTTGGCCCCTAATGCAGGGTGAGATGTTACTGCACAAAACTATCCTGGTCCAGCCCAAGGCTAAAAACTGTCAACAAGGTGTTACGAAACTGAGCCCACCAAGGACGTCTGCTGCTTTCATTAGCTCAGCACCCAAATACTGGGCAGTAAGGTAAGGGTAAGAGCTGCCTTTCCCATGAGGTAGTTCAGCTTTCCTCCATGCTCCCTCCTGGGCATAGTGCTTTGAGAAACTCAAAAGTGGTGGAGATCCCAGCCTCGACACAAACAACCCCTCTGTCCTGAACTCAGAGGTGATTTGCACTCCCAACTGGCTCAGACCTCACTCTCCAGCACTATCCTGCCAGCAGAAAGGTGCCCACAGTTGGCAAAGAAGCTTTTGCTGGGGGGCAGAGACAATGCTAGATGCcttcagctcagcaccaggatCCCCCAGACCTGGAGCACATCCCCAGTGAGCACCAACATCTCAGAATAATCAGTGTATCCACCAGACTGACCAACATCATTCCTCTTGCaccacagaaaatgaaaagctaTGCAGCAGGTGGTGAGGGTCCCTTAGCCTGAACAGGAAAGCTACACAGAGACTGGCCAGCAAGAAACttaaaaaccaaatcaaaaccccTGCAGAATTTCAACCCCTGAAAAGAATCCACGTCAagagcacacaggaaaaaaaggcagcctTGTCACAGACTTCCCCACCCTTCCCAGGAAAATCCGCCCAAGGGAGCCGGGGAGGAAGGTGAAGCTTTCTCCTAGGTTACTCATTGCTCTGAATCACACCTCCCCGGGCACGCCACAGTTCAGAGCCAGCTCTGGGTTCACTGGAATTTGTCTCCATTTCCCTGCAGATCCTGAGAAGTGGTGCCTGAACAGGAGCAAACACCACACTCAATTCACACCGGCAACTTTGTGAGCAGTAACTAAGCCCTTTCCATCCTCGTCAGGGATATTCTTCTCTTACATATgataaaggaaaataacaagTGTAAATTTGCCCCTGAAAATACTCTGCAAATCGATTACATTTATAAACTTAAGTGATCGGAGCTTCATTTTATCCCTCAGCTGGTAAACAAGGATGCTTCAGGCatcacccctccctccccccacacacaagCAAAGCTGAGCTCTGCGATTAAGGccgagcagggcaggggagctcaGTTAAGTCTCCATCTCCACCCTAGAGAAAAGCTCAGAGAAATCAGCCCTTAAAACGAGTTTTCAGGAGCTGTTTGGGAAGCACAACAATAAGGAATCATGTTCAGGCGTTTCGTTTTGCTGCCTTTTGGCAGAAAACAGGGATTTTCTTATTGGACTGAGCTCTGCTGTTAGCGTGGTCAAGTTTTAGGATGACAGCGGgtggaggaaaggaaaatttCAGCAGTTACACCTGCTCTGGTAGAGGCGGGTGGAGAAGCACAGCCTCCTCGCATGGGCACTACTGATGACACATCTATGGCCATCATCTCCCATTGACTTCAAGAGCCACGAGGTAACACGAGGGGAACCCGGGGGAGCACCGTCTGCCCCGCGGCTCTGAGGCAAGAAAAGCACGGCAAGACCACTGCCTTCTTCACGACTCGCCCCGTACCGGCAGCGGCAGGGAGTGGGACAGATCAGGGATGCGGGGGCTCAGATCTCCGGACCCCCAACGCATCTTCCTGTAGCGACCACCGCCACTCTTCCCTCGCCGTGGGTCAGCCCCGCGCACGTCACCCAaaagggctgcccaggtccTCCCCTCGGCGGGGAGACATGCGTGGCCCTCGCCACGACAAGACGCGCCCCGCACCACCGCTCCGCGCCTTTACCCACACAGGAGAGGGGGATTCCTCGCTCCCCCCACCTACACGCGCTGGAAACCCGTCCCGCGTGGGACGCGCACTACACGCACGCAGAGCCGACCCGATGCAGCCACCCTACGCTCCCACTCCCCACGCAGGGATGGGTGACACCCCACGCAGCAACAGCCAGGAACCACGCCACCCACGCACCCCACCCCCCGTGCAGCACCGGCAGCCCCTGATCCACGGGGAAGCCATGAGAAACCCCCCGCTGAGGGAGCCCACGAgcgccacccccacccctccttctGCGGCGCCCACCGTCGATGTCGCCGAGGGTGAGCTCGTCGCCCAGCTCTGTTAGGGTCTCCATGTTCTCCACGCCCAGCTCGCCGCCCTCCATCGCGCAGGAGCCAGCCGTGGTCGGTCGCACCGGCGCATGAAACCTCACCGCCGCCCCGGGCGCTCAGGCGGAGGCTGCCGGCGAGCGCCGCCGACCCCGCGCCATCTTGGgccgccccggcccggcccggccccgcccccacCTGCCCGCCGCCAGGGCCGCGGGGCGCGCGCGCCCCCCGCGGTTTGTTGTCAATGAGACCAGGTCGCCGCCGGCCAATCGGCGACCGCGGCGAAGCGTGGTGTGATGGCGCGTCAGCGATCAGCAGCTATCATTAGCATGCCTCGCCCCGCCTCCTCATCTGAATATTCATTACGTGGGCGGGCCCGGCGGGGGCCGCTGCGCAGCGCAGCGCCGAGCGCTACGGACACGCGTGGGAGAAGGGAGGGCGCTGCCGGCTTCTCCCGCCCACAGAGACACTCGTCACGGCCAGCGCTGGCACCGCGcggcccccagcccagctgaagcgGGGAACGGCTAGGAGGAAGGCGGCAGTGAACGTTCGGGGAAGGGGGTTGACCCCTTCTTTGCAGCTCCCCCCGGCCCTTCACTACACCAGAGCCCACGCCAGCTCCCACCAGGCACAGGAGCAAGAGCCAGACgtcttttattaaaaaaaaaaataaataataaagtcAATTTTattcaagaaaaacaaaacgcACCCATCACCACCTCCCCCGCCAGAGGGACCCGGCTCTGCGGTTAAATGTTCAGGACATTTCCCCTTTCCCAAAGGCCTCGGtgcccacagcctggcccaCAGCACCTCTGTGTGGGGATGGTTCTTCTGCATGGCCCTCATCAGCAGTCACAAGAACAGGAGGGTCCTGGGGACAACTTTGCTCCCGCTGCAGCCCAGACGCTCCCACAAAGGGTTACAGCCCCCTGACTGGCTCCCTGTCCCCATGTGCCTTTAGCTGTCTGTCCTGAGAAAGGAATTTGGGGAACTAAATTAGAGAGTATCAGCCCCCCAGCAGAGGGACGGGGGACAGGATGGTGTGACCAGAGCACGAGGCTGGCACACAGGGCTTCAGGCTGGGTCCCCAGCACCTTCAGCATCAGCGGTGCTTGTACTACAGGCACACATTGGCTGTAATGAGGGGCAAGAGCTCAAATCCCTCATTCCCAAATATTCACCACACTTGCAGGGATGCCCTATGGTACCCACCCAGGAGAGCAGTATGTCATCAGGCAGGGAAATGGCACCATTTTGTCTTTTCAGCTATGGCTGACCAGTGAACTGCAGGTTGCTTGGTAAAACAGCTGCTGGAAAGAGGGAAGAACTGGTCTGGCAGAGGTAGCAGCTGGGCAGAGACCAGGTATAACTGGGTtgaggggatgggggtgggCAATGAGATCATCAgctcaaaaaaaaaggaaaaaaacgaCCAAATTTGAGAGAAGCAGCATTGCTCATGAGGCTGTTTGGCATGATGCACTCCACCTGCGATGGAGGAGGCACATTCAGCACGGGGCGCCCTGTGCTGTGGAGGGCTCTCCGGGCTCCCCATGGGGCTCAGCCATAGCATGTCCCCTTCACCCTACCTCCCCATGGGTGGcagaacccaaaccaacccaggggacagccctgctgccttcccctctgTGCTTTGGCTCTGGGCAAGGGGCACACCCCTTCAGCTCCCCCAGTCCCGTTGGGGCAACCTACCAGCACTGCAAGGTGGCCCCCACCAAACGAAagggaaaggcaacaaaacaaaacccacggCACGAACGGAAAGGGGATCACCACTTGGCACCGGCCCGCGGGCGCcgggaggcagggagctgctccgtGTCACCGTGGCGCCACCCCGGCCGCCAGGCGCAAGCCCCCGCAGGCTACAGCTCCGACTGCGAGCGGGAGATGCGCGGCCCCTTGCGGATCTCCTTCcgtttctcctccttctttcgCCGCTTCTCCTCCTCCCGCAGCGCCTTCTGGAAGGTGTCAGCACTGGGGAAGAACTGCAGTGACAGCAAGGGGGTCAGCATGGAGGAGCTTCCACAGTCTCTCAGAGGCACAACCCCTCCAAACCCACCAAAGCCAACACACGAACCCCATGGTGTCAGGAGCTTGAGGTTGAATGCAGCACAAGATGAATGGGGTCTCAACATTCTCATGTGGCAGGTGGCCACAGGAGGGGGGAGATGGTACCAGGTGCCCAAAGCTGACCTCAGCCCAACCAAGGAACTCAGCATGTTTCAGCCATGCTTCCTTCATGCTGGGGTCTCTGGCTCTTCACCACCAGACtacaccttcccttccccagccagctgcttaGTGCTGTGACAGGGATGGGGAAGCCCATGGGgtgagctggtggtgctgctgtctTACCTCAGAGTGGTCTGTTTTAAAGGGATTGCGGTAATCAGGTGATTTCTCACTGATTCCCAGCTCCTGAGCCATCTGTGGAGCAAAGCAGAGACCATGTCTGGAAGCAGTGTCTCCCACCCACACCCACCTCTGTGACCAGGGCCCCCTCCTCCCAACCAGCCCCCTCCACACTTTTCCCTCATCCCAAGCATAACCCTCAGACATGGGTGCAcactccccctgccctccttttaccccccaaaacctcttgcccccagccccagcagcagagcgaGGACGCAGTGGGAGGACCAAGAGCCGTACCAGCCCCAGGACTTGGGAGTGGGGTCCCTGCTCAAACACGCCTGTCAGGTTGCAGAAGCTGATGCCCCAGCGGATGAGGCTGTTCCAGTTGGAGTTGCGGTCGAAGTAGTGGTGGACGATCTTGGGGAAGCGCAGGACGACGTCCCCGAAGAAGGCAGTGTTCTCCACCACGTGGGAGTACGCTGTGGGGACAGACACCAGCCCCATCACATACTGCCCCGTCCCTCTGACACCTACAGCCCCACCGGGAAGCAGGAAAGCTGAGGGCAAACTGGCTCCCCAGCACCAATCAGAGGTAGCAATAGGATTCCCCCACAGACAGGAACCAGTCTAGGTCTGGATGCAGAGGGGTTTCATACCCATCCACCCAGTCCCAGGAGGAACCTCGGCAATGCACCAGGGCACTAGATGAGGGAGGTGGGTTAGGACCTACCATCCTTTATCTTCTCATCCTGAGGGAAAGGCCCGTCAGGAGGCACGTCTGCAGCAATGAGCACGGCCCGGGAGTCCTCCAGCacctgccagagcccttggtTACTGCCCTGTCCTGCCGGTCCTCCCCTGTACCACAGAGGTGCTTGCTACAACCACCCCGCTTTGAAGCCCCATCCTCCCTTAAGGTCCTAAAGACCACCTGCCCACCCAGTTCTCTGACCCCATGGAGACCACTCAgccctccctgcttctcctgcccattctccccaagcctggagggtGACCTGTGTTGTGGCTCACTTTGAAGAGTCCCTTGAGCATGATGTCGATGATTTTGTACTGCTGGTTGACGTCATTGAGCTCAATCAGGTTCTTCAGTGCATTCATCTGGTCCTTGCGCTTCACCTCAAACAGCTTCTTATCTGCATCGCTGTCAAGGGCACCGCTGCCACGTTCCCACCATGCTCCTATTCTCCCACTCCATCAGGCCCCTAGCACCATCCCAGTACCCCCAGTTCTCCGCAGGGTGCCTGAGGACCAGGAAGCAGTGCGTGAGCAAGGATGAAACACAGGTTTCCAGTGAGCTTCTTTGGCCATGTGCCCCAGTGGGGCACTTAACAACACTGGGCACTCACGAGGAGCCTTCCACTTGCTGGTCCCTGCTCCACCTGACAGGCTGGAAGATGAGTGTGAGCTCCCACCGCCTTCCCCATGCATGTCTCCACAAGCACACGTACAAAAGTCTCTTCATACATTGCCTGTTCACTGGGGGATGCTGTTGTGTGCTAGGAAGGGCTTGCACTACCCTACCTCATGATAAAGACCCTCTCCTATCATCCCAACTGGTGACTCCAAAGCACTGAGACACACAGGTGTGCTCTGACACCTGGCTGACCTCACAGCTAGAATTGCAGACTGGgagaggtgcttggtgcccagTGTCCTGGAGTAGAAAGCAAAAGTGCACCGCAAAAAACCCTGTCCCAACTCCCACACTGAGCCAAGCACTTGGTTAGCAaacccaggagcacagcaaaAGCTTTTCCACTGAGGAGCAACGAGGCAACTGATCAGCAATTCTGAGTCCTCTCTCTTCCACCTGCTCTGTGTCCCTTTCTGTGCTCTCTGACTCCTTCCCTGCACTtgagctgcctccagcctcagcaggcacGAGCACATTCGTGGGACAcaaggggcaggctgcagagaaggataCAGATTTCCAGACCAGAGTCCACCCTCTGTTTCTCCAGGTCTGCAAAGCTACCCCgggacaccagcagcaccagcagaaaGGGGCAGATGAAGAAAAAATCCATGTCAGTCGCAGCAGCCTGGAACAAAATGGACCAATAAAACCACCAACCAGCAAGGACACTTACCAAAAGAAGTCACATGAGCCTCCCAGAACCAACAACACATCAACTTTGGCACCAAGGTCCCTGCCTGACTCTCCCTTGGCCCCACAAGGGGTTTGAGGGAGGCAGTGGCCAGAGCAAGGCCATGGAGTGATGCTGTAACTGGCCCGTTCTCCCCTGCAAGGGAAGACCAGGTCTCCACCTCCTCTCTACCTGCCTCCACTGCTGGATGGGCACTGGCTGGGCCCCCAGAGATCTGACTGAGCACTGACCCAGCAGAACAATTAAGTCCTACTCCTTACCCCAACATAACAGTCAgctttttgcttggtttgtgagccagagcagcccagcaacTGAAGCAAGGGGGATGAAGGGAGGAGAGCCAAGCGGCTGAAGTCCACCTCCCCATCAGGCTTGATCACCTCATCTCTTAGGCTGCTGTATCTGGACCCACAAGCCAGGTGCAAGCTGTGGGCCCCATGCTAAAATGCAGCAGTTGGGTGACCTGGTGGTGAATCTCCCCTTGCCCCAAGTGTGTCACTCTCCAGGTGGTgcctgaggctctgcagggatgcagctggcagagctgctcctgctatGTGGGCCCCTCAGCATGCAGAAGACAGGCTAGAGGCTCCTGGGACAGCCTAGACCTCAGAAAACAGAACAGTACCTTGGCCTCCATGTAGTGGGACCCAAGGCAGCCTGTCCACAGGGACAAGGTTTCCATGgagccaagcagcagccaccaacaattagagaagcagcagcagcagctccaccaggTGCATTTCCCAAGGTGCCTCCTGCTCCCACGGCAAGGCAGATGTGCAAGGCCACCAGAgctgccctcaccctgccaccctgctcctctcctgaagctcagctcctgtgcccagctgagcCTTTCTCTGCGATGCCCTAACACTGGGACAGAAACAAATCCCTTCTACCCCAAATCCAGCTTattttcttgttggtttttaAACAAATAAGTACAGTTTGTTCAACCTCAGGCCTATGAGCAaggcaccctgggcagcaccagcagctctcctagCCCTgctaggagcagcagcagatatCCCTCCTGTCAAAGAGCTGAGCACCAAGGATGAGCACCAGGTGCCCTCACAGCCCCAGTGCAGGCAGGGAAACAGTGTCAGGCAAAAACGAGAAACCCTCTGTGCTATTTCACTGTCGTGCTTTGCACCCctggaagggaatggaatggaatggagcagAGGAACCACAACTGGTGTCACAGGGGAAGAaagggctgtccccagcacaggctcagcGTCATGCCCCATGCTTTGGGTGGTGCAGAGCCAGGATGGCAGCACAAGCCTCCCACGCCAAGCTCAGGGTCTTgtcccctctgcctgctgcagtgtaaGGCTTTAGTCATATTCACAGCCACCTTGAGGGTGGCAAAGCAGACCAGCAAACTGAGGCTGCAAGGAGAAATTCTCTAACTGGGGCAAGCAGGTGCTGGACCCACCAGACTGCTTCACCTTGCCAAAAACCATGACCCAAAGGCCCACGGCTTGGCTCTGTGACGGGGTGCAAccccccccctgcagagcctcccacaGCCACTTGCTCCCTCCCAGGCTTtcgaggagaaggaaaagcagcaactCAAAAGCGCAAACTGTAACTGTCCTGGGATCTGGGGTCCTGTTTGCCTCTCATATTGGACATGGCCCTAGAAACCAGGCTGGTAATCTGCTGTGCTTGTGGAGAATCAAGAGAGACTTCAGAGGCCGCAGCTGGTGGCCTACAGACCAGGCTGAAAGGCAAAGCCGAGATATGCTGCTTCTGCCACACTGCCTACAGCAGTCCTGGCAGGCCTGGTCAAGGCAGGGGTTCCCACATCCCCTACTTTCAACACTGGGACCAGATGGCAGGAGGatgtcctgcagctgctcaaaGTTGGAGCAGCAATAAAAACCCCTCTTAGCAGCAGCAATAGAGAAGCATGGCTCTCAGCTGAAGTGCTTGCTGGCCAGTTGGTTACTGCAGTAGAAAGCCCACCAGCTTGCTTGGCTGCCCTGGAGTCTTGAAACGGGGACAGGCTTTCCCAGAGACACAACAGCAGGTGCTGTGGTATAGATGGGTTTTGTTTCCAGTGAGAATGGGGTTAATAACATTATaaatccttctgcagcagcactacAGCTTGTGTCAAGGGACAAGGTCAGGACTGGAGAACCACACTGTACCAGGAGCCCATCACCTCCGTGTCTCATCCCTACCCTGCTGACACGCATTCTCACATCAAAGCTACTGACCACTGTGGTCCATCAGGGCTGAAACACCCCAGTGAAAACAAAGCCAGCTGTTGCCTTCACCTGTAAGGGAAGCGAGGCTGCTGGTATCACATGGCACCACCTTGGCCTTATGTTCCTTCACTGTCCTGCCCATTTTAATGGCAAAAGACattccttcctctccaggctgggctgtggaaGTGCAGGGATGCCAAAGCTTCTTGCAGATGTTCCTCTATGCTTTTCCCCAAATCCCTCTCTTGTGTCCTGATGCTCAGTGAGGGACAAGATGAGACacaaagcactgcagagctgccccgcTCTTCCCACTCCAGTCCTCGCTGAATTGATCTCTGCCAAAGCCAGCTCTGCCGAGCGCTCCCAGAGCAGTCCTGGGAGCCAGACCCTGGCCTGATGCTACAGATGGGAAGGAGTTTCCACCACTactccctggcagccccagccagctggTTGTTTCAGCAGAAAGCCCACCAGGCTGCCTTGCTGTCTCACATCCCATAATTTAGATGTGTTTTTCTAAAGACACGACAACAGATGCTGTGTTATAGATGGTTAATACTTTCCATTAAAATGGTTTTAATGGCTTTATAAATTCTCCTGCAGGAGCCCCATCTGAACCCACCATCCCCGGGATTTATTGGCTTACTGAGCTCACAAGGCAGAGCCATGCTGCCACACTTCGGTTGCCAGGAGGGACTTTCACAggacccccccacacacatttCCTCTCCACAGGGCACTGAAGCACAGGGGGGAATGCATCATCAGCCAGCTTGCCTCAGGAATCAAACAAAGAGTAAAAACTCCCCGACCCACAAATCCATCCCTGACCTGCTCCTCCGTCAGTGAGACGAGGATTAATCTCTTGCCACAGACAAATCAAAGGCTTCCTAAGTGAAACACAGGCTGATCAAACTTCTTCTGCTGGGGCACGTCTATATAGGGCTTACAGGATCAGCCGCTTCAGTGGAACAAGGGCCGCTTACACCTGCTTACCTCCAAAGTCCCTTAACGCCCCAGTGCACAGCCGGCGCACCGCAGGGACGGCGGCCAGCCAGGGTTAGGCAGCTCTGACCGAAGCCAGCTGCTTCGGTCCCACAAATGGATCCGTCCCAGCTCACCTCCGTGCCTCccgccctgctgcagggagccagcgCACTCCGAAGGGCTCGGGTGGCCGTGGGCACAGGAAGATGGGGATCCACTTTCAAGCATCGCAGAAAGTAACGACAATGACACGGGGAAGCAGGCGTGAAGATCGGATTAGAGGAGACGACCCCGGCCACGCTGCGGGAAATCCAGCCACAGCCGTCTCAAGAAAACGCAGCACCCGAGGGGATGCAGAGCAACGGGACGAGACGGGACAGCCGCCTCCCGCTGCTGCCGTGTCTGCACTGCTCCGCACACCGCACCAACACGGGGCTCCGGCAAGGGCGAGGGACCGGGAGGGAGCGCAGGCGGCGACGGCTGAGCCCTTCGGGTAAGGGCACAGTCGTTTAACCGAAAGTCTCCAACGAGGCACCTCCGGGGCCGTACTGTCCGCCCAGCTTATCGGCCACCCCGGCTGCACGGGCTCCCGGGTCCCTTTCTGGGTCTCCCTCTGGCCCATGACCCCCGAGCgggccctccctgctgccccgccACGACCGGGCAGCCCCGCTGAGACCCCCGGGGCCAGGGGGATTCCCGGTTCCACTGGCCCTCCCCCGGCGGCTGCTCCACCGAGCAGCACGGCGCGGCCCGGCCGGCTCCCCTCACCTGCGGGCCAGGTTCCGGTACCGAGGCCGGGATCGGCGCTGGCTCACGCCCGCCGCGCTGCCatgccgctgccgccgccgccgcctccccgccCCGCCGTGTCACTTCCTGAgctcccgccccgccccgccacCACCCGCGCTCCCAGCTCGGCCCCGCTGGGGCTGCCCGCAGCCCcgggggctggaggcagccgGGCTCCGCGCCccgcagggctgctcctcttgTGGCGAGGTTTTCCCGTCCCTGCGAGGGAAGGAGCCTCGTTAATTAAGGCCCCGATGAGAAGGGGCGCTTGCAGGGTTTGAGGGCAACAGGTTagcggggggctggggctgcagccatcTGGCCAGCTGGAAGAAGTCTCCTCTTCCCAGTGGGacaagcagcacctctgctgttccAGGGGTCCTGGCTGGagaccccagcaccctgccatccTAGAGGAAAgaggccagccagcagcaccaccagctgagCACCTCTTCCACGGCACCCTGCACCCGCATGTGACATCGTTGGCACCAGGCAGTTCTGTATCTCGATCAAACCCAGGAGCATCAAGCAAGCTTCCTCCCCCACAGAAAAGCAATCAAGGAGCCACTTCAGGAACTGGGCTTTATAAACTATTTTCAGCGAACCTTTCTCCAAAAATGAGCTACAAATTACTTTGTCCATCTTCTCTCTACTCACTGGGAAGAAAAGGTCCATCTTCTCTCtacttgctgggaagaaaaggcAGGATGGGATCTCCTGTTCCGTTCTTGCCTTGATCCTTCGCTGCGTGCCCCATATCTTCTGGTATCAGTCTCCAATGTGTGAGAGGGACACAGCCACACTTCCCAGACATCTGTCATTGGCATCATGAGCAGAAAGAGAAGGCATGGCTGAAACTCCAGCATGCTGTGGGAATTCCCacactgggcacacagctgatgGGGGGGGTTCATTACTAAACCAACTCTCCCCCAAGCCATggacaccccccacacacaacaTGTATGAGGAACATCAGCGTAGATGAACCTGAAGAATGCTCCTTTTCAACAAAACTGATGTCAAAGCTTGATTTTGACCAGAGAAATCTGTCTTACATGTTTATGACTACCCAATTCAGGCAGccatcactgctgctctctgactGTATCCAAACCCCTTCCTAACAATGAAAACCTGAAGGCTTCTTTACCAAGGCATCAAGACCTCCTGTTCTCCTATCCTCATCCCTGCACAGACAAGAAAAGGCAGTAGAGAAGAACTTCATGGGGCTGGATCATCTCCACCTGCTCAGGCTGAGCTCTTAGTGTCCCACTACAGAGCAGTAGTAAGCACCAGGACAAGATATTCCTTACAGTTAACAAACACCTCACCCTACCCCATACCCTGCACACGGCTGATGACAGTGTCCTACAGTAGAGGAAGTCCCCA is from Dryobates pubescens isolate bDryPub1 chromosome 15, bDryPub1.pri, whole genome shotgun sequence and encodes:
- the CCDC134 gene encoding coiled-coil domain-containing protein 134 gives rise to the protein MDFFFICPFLLVLLVSRGSFADLEKQRVDSGLEIYKKLFEVKRKDQMNALKNLIELNDVNQQYKIIDIMLKGLFKVLEDSRAVLIAADVPPDGPFPQDEKIKDAYSHVVENTAFFGDVVLRFPKIVHHYFDRNSNWNSLIRWGISFCNLTGVFEQGPHSQVLGLMAQELGISEKSPDYRNPFKTDHSEFFPSADTFQKALREEEKRRKKEEKRKEIRKGPRISRSQSEL